The Planctellipticum variicoloris DNA window TTCGTGGATCTTCCTCCTTCTAATGGCAGTTTTACTGACTTCTGGCTGCGGCAAGAGCGATCCGCTCCGTCGACAGGCCCTGTCCGGCGAGGTCAAGCTCGCCGGTCAGCCCCTCGACCAGGGAACGATTCAGTTCGAACCCCTCGACGACAAGGGCATCGCAAGCGGCGGTTTGATCAAAGGCGGACAGTTCGCGATCGCGAAGCAAGCGGGGCTTCCCGCCGGGCAATACCGGATCATGATCTTCGCCCCGGAGGCGGGCGCAGCCATTCAAGATGCCATGCCGGGCGACACGATGAACGCCCCGCTCGCCAAAGAGCGAGTTCCGGCCAAATACAACACGCAGAGCCGCGAGACGATCGACGTCTCCGACTCAAAGAAAAATCACTTCGTCTTCGACATCCCGGCCCAGTGACGGATGCGATCCGCTGTCGTCAAGCCGCCAATCGGCGGAGCAGTTGTTGTTTCCGAAATTTTTGAAGGAGGTCAGGTCATGTTCAGATCGAAGCGAGGCTTCACGTTGATCGAACTGCTGGTTGTGATCGCCATCATTGCAATCCTGATCGCACTCCTGCTGCCCGCGGTGCAGCAGGCCCGGGAGGCCGCCCGACGGACCCAATGCAAAAACAATCTCAAGCAGATCGGCCTGGCGATGCACAACTACCACGACGTCTTTCTGACGTGGCCGGTCGGCGCCTACAGTTGCTGCTGGGGGACCTGGCAGGTCGGCATCATGCCCTACATCGAGCAGGCCGCGTATTTCAATCTTTACAATCACAACCGGAAATTCGGCACCCCGGTTGACGACGCCCGTTATGGCAACGCGACCAACCTGCCAGTCACGAAGCATCGATTCGCCGCCTACACCTGCCCAAGCGATATTCCGCAGGCCCCCATCGGCGGCATCACTTCGCATAACTACGCCGTGAACTACGGCAATACCGGCCTCGCACAGCAGGCCACGTTGAACGGGGTCGTCTTTGGCGGCGCGCCATTCCGCAACAGCAATCCTTCGGTCGCCTACCGCATGAGCGATATCGTCGACGGGACCAGCAACACATTGCTGGTCAGCGAAGTCCGCCAGGGCGTCGGTTCGGATCTGCGGGGCTTCTCGTGGTGGGGCGATGCTTCCGGGTTTGAGACCTATCTCACGCCCAACAGCCCGCAGCCGGATGTCGTCTACACCACCAGCTACTGCAACAACACGCCGGCGAATCCGCCATGCATCGGCACGCCCACGGCGACGCAGCCCTCCATGTACGGTTCACGCAGCCGTCACACCGGCGGCGTGCAATCCCTGCTCGCCGACGGCAGCGTCCGGTTCGTCTCCGAAAACATCGCCCTCAACATCTGGCGCGGTCTCGGCACGACGATGGGCGCCGAGGTCCTGTCCGACTTCTGATTCCACGGTTACGAGAACGGTCCAGGAACGGCCGGGAGTCTTCTCGAAGACTCCCGGCCCCTGCGATAGCCTCCCTCAAGCCAGCACGCCCGTCAGCCCCATCTGCCGGCGCCATGCCGAAAGCTGCCCCAGATGCATCGCTTCGTGCGTGGTCAGCACGTGCGCCAGCAGGTCTCCCAGCGTTCCGAGCTGCGGCAGAATTCCCGTCTGATTCGGTGCATTCGCAAACTCGGCCGTTGCAGCCGCTGCGGCGCGAGTCAGCGCTCCGTGCCCCTCCTGATACGCCGCCACCAGGTCCGCCCGGCCGGGAGTCGCGATCTGATGCCGGCCCGGTTCCGAACCACGACCGAAGTCGCGATGCCACGTCAGCGGACGGAGTCGCGGCGCTCCCAGCAGTTTCAGCCCCCCGTCGGCGACCACGCACAGATGTCCGAGGATCCACAGCGGCGGATTGACCCCGGGCGACGGCTGAACCGTGAGCTGGTCATCGCTCAGGTCGGCGGTCAACAACGCCCCATAGCCTCCCAGAAATTCGTAGAGTCGCAGTTCGCGGTCAAACATCGTCGGGCACTCCCTTGACGTAAGATGTCGCAGCAGATCGTTCTTCCCACCCCGCACAATAGCCCGCTCGCCCGTCCTCGATCAACCAGCGCGGTCGTTAACTGGTGGTCGAAAGGCCGGTGCCGCGGTCCTCAGAACGGTCAGTCCGCGTCTTGAGCCCCGAGAGGGGCGACGGGTTGTAGCCACGGGTGGAGCGGAGTCCGCCGTCAGGCGGAAGGAGCGCAACCCGTGGGACGAAACGCCCTTTATTCTCCACCGCCCCGGAAGGGGGCGGCGGAATGGCAAACTTGCAATTTGGGCTGCGCGGCGAAGTCTCCATCGCCCTTGCCGGAGCGAAGAACGGCGCGATGTCTGCGTCTGCGGCCCCAACGACAGCTCGCCCATCCTCGATCAACCAGCCGACCCGCCAGCGTCGCACCCTCGGCACGCGTCATGTAAAGTGCAGCAGGCGACCATCTCGCGCGCCGCCGCGGCAAGCTCCAGAGGATGACGATGTCCGATCAGATGTCAGGCGAGACCGGCGACCCCTTGCGCGTGCCGCGGGAAGGGGTCCTGTTCGGGCTCGATTACGGCACGAAACGCATCGGCGTGGCGATTTCCAACGCCGAGCAGACGATGGCGCTGCCGCTCGAAAGCCTCACCGTCCGCTCGCCCCGCCTCGACCTGGCGTACCTCCGCGAACTGACCACGGACTACCGCGCCAAAGGCCTGGTCCTGGGCCTCCCCGTGCTGAAGAGCGGCGACGAAAGCCGCCAGGCGGCGGCGGTGCGGCAGTTCGGGACCTGGCTGTCCGCCGAGTTGCAGCTCCCCGTCGCCTACTGGGACGAACGGCACTCGTCGACCGAAGCGGAACTCCTCCTCTGGTCCCGCGGCGAATCGCCCCGCAAGCGCAAGGATCGTCTCGACCCGCTGGCCGCACAGATTATCCTGCAGGGCTATCTCGACGCCAAAGACCGCGACCGAGCGCCCGGGGCGCTGGAGTGAAACGAGCAGCACTCTTCCTTTCGACATTCCGACTTCGTCATTCGACATTTCCGAGCACCTCCGCCAGTTCCACCGCCCGGTGTTCCCGCGCCGACAGATAGCATGCGTCGACCAGCGCCATCGTCCGCAGGTTGTCCGCGCCGCCAATCTCCGGCTCAGCCCCCTCCTCCAGAGCGCACAGCAGTTGCGCCATCGTCCCGACGAACGCTTCTGGAAACCAGGCTTCCGGCCAGCGAGGCGCGAACCACTGGTTGCCGCCGGCAATCGTCGTGTAGTCCAGCGTGCTCGGCGTATGCTCCGGATAAGCAGGCCAGCCAATCGTCCCCCGCGCCAGTCCCTGTGTCCCCTCGATCCGCCAGTGAATCCCGATATCCGCAGCGGCCCCTTCCCGTGCGGGCCCGGCCCAGACATCGTCCCAGGCCGAAACCCGCAACCCACCGGCATACTCCAGAATATAAAGACAGATCCCGTCCTCGTGCGCGAATCGCTGGCTCGTACGCGGATCGGACCGGACGCTGGCGAAGACCCGCACAGGATCGCCGAACCAGTACCGAAACGTATCGAGATGGTGAATGCTCAGGATGCGCAGCGTGACCCAGCCCTGCCGTTCCTGCCAGGGCATCCAGTGCGGAATCGCCCGCAGATCCAGCGTCGCCAGAACCGGCTCGCCGAGATCGCCCCGGTTGAGCAGCGACTTCGCCGCCCGCACCGACTGGTCGTACCGCATGTTCTGATTCACCGCGAGCGCCACCCCCGCTTCGCGGCAGAGCCGGACGATCTCCACCGCCTCGGCAAAGTTCACCCCCAGCGGCTTCTGCGCCAGGATCCCCCGAATCCGCGGTGCGTGCCGGACAATATCGACGATCACCGACTTCTGCACATCGGGCGGGACGGCGACGTCCACCACTTCCACCGCCGCATCCTCCAGCAACTGCCGGTAATCCCCGTACGCACTTGGAATGGCATGTCGGTCGGCGACCGACTGGGCCTTCTCCAGCGACCGGGCGGAGATCGCGACCGGATTGAAGCCCGCCGAGCGATACGCCACCAGGTGGCAATCGGCCATGATGAACCCCGCCCCGATGCACCCGATGCCGGGCGTCCGATCCCGCGGCAGCCGAGGCAAATACTCCAGCGGCGGTCCGGGATTGGTCACGGTCGAGTCTCCGGTTGGGGCGAGTATTGAAGAGCAGAGGATTTCAGCGCGGAGAAAAATTGAAGAGGAGGGAACCACGAATGATACAAATCAACACAAATTGCGGACAAGAGATACGCACACTCTCCCAATCCGCTTCTGACGCGTCTTGATCTCGGTGACGACGGTGTTCTCAGTGGTTCAATCTCTTCTCGTCAATCCGTGCAGATTTTCAGACCGTCAGTTGCGCAAGTTGATGAACTGCCACCTGTTGAGCCACCAACTTCGCCGTGATTGTTGTGCGGCCGCAGGGCGTTAACTGGTAGCGGTGTGTCGCGGAACCTTGCGAATCAGGCCGTGTCCGCGGAGCAGACTGAGCTGCCGGGTTATCCGGGCTGCCTTGGTCCTCACCGAGGACTGGCGGCAGGAGCATTTCCCCGGCGTTGAGATCATAACGAAGCCGCCGGAGTTGCCGTAAAAGGCACGAACTCCTGCTTGCAACATGCCGGCGCGCAACCGCCTCAGTCTGTGGAGCCGTCGCGCAATCGCTCCGGGGCAAAACGTCTTGCCAGCAGGCCGGTCGCCCGATCGACATCAATGGACTGGACCAGCAGCCCCTCGGTCCCATACGGCAGGTACGCCTGGCAGGCGCCTGTCGGATCGATCAGGCTGGTCGCCGATTCCGGGAAGTTGAGGGCGTAGTTGACGCTGGCGAAGTAGATCGTGTTCTCTTTGCTGCGGAGAAGCATGGCCTTTTCGTAGTAGGGGCCGTCCGCCGCTCCCCACTGCGTAAGGCGGACGCCTTGCCGTTCGGCCCCGGTGTGCTGCGGATGAAAGACGATCTTTGCGCCGCGGACGGCCGCCCAGCGCACGGTTTCGGGATACCGCCAGCCTTCGTGGCAGATCGCCACGCCGAACTTCACGCCGTTCACTTCGAAAAGTCGTCGGGAGTCTCCGGGGATATAGAATCGGTCTTCGCTGGGATCGAGCTGGTTCTTGGTCTGAGACCCCAAGCTCCGGCCCCGTGCGTCGAAGACAGCAGCGACAATCTGCCGGCCGGAGTCGGTGAGCCGTTCCGTTCCGACGATGGCCGCCACCCGGAATTCTCGCGTCCACTCCGCCACCGAACGGAGGAGCCGATCCTGGTCCGCCTGGCCGAAGGGAAGAACGTCAAAATCCTGTCCTCGGAGTCCGGGGAGCCAGGCCTCCGGGAAGCAGACGATTTCGGCGCCCTGGTCCGAGGCTTCGGCCAGAAAGTGCCGGAGCCTGTCGAGACCTTCGTCCCAGGAGGAAGCAGCGCGCGGCGATGCGAGGGCGATAATCATGGCGACCTCAGGCGGGCTGGAATTTACGGCTGCGCCGGCTTCTCCCCCGTCTTCCCCAGGATGTACTTGTCGTACCACGCCAAGTCCCACTCCATCTTCGCCTTGCGGTGGTTGTACTTTGTCAGGCCGTGTCCCTCGCCGGGGTAGATCACCAGTTCCGTCGGGACGTTCCGGTAGAACCGGAGGGTCCGATAGAGCATGCGGGAGTGAGCGGCGGGGACTCGTTCGTCGCCGGCGCCGACGTGGATCAGCGTCGGCGTGGTGATTTTATCCGCCGCGAAGAGAGGCGAGCCGCGCTGGTACTCTTCCGGCTTTTCCCAGGGCTGGCCGGTGGCGAAGTTGATCACGTGGCCGGGGGTGTCCTCGATCCCCCACTGCAGGGCGAAGTCGAACACGCCGGCTCCGGAGCTGGCGGCTTTGAACCGCTGAGTTCTGGCGATCAGGCAGTTCGTGAGGTAGCCGCCGTTGCTCCAGCCGCTGACGCCGAGCTTGTCCGGATCGGCGATTCCGCGCTCGACGAGCGCGTCGACGCCCGACAGAATGTCGGCGACTTCAATGTCGTTCTCGCGCCCGATGAGCTGCTCCAGGAACTTGTCGCCATAGCCGGTCGAGCCGCGATAGTTCGGGCAGAAGACGGCGTAGCCTTTTGCGGGGAGCAGCGTGCGGCCGTAGATCCAGTACATCAGCCGGTAGGGCGAAGATCCCGTCGGACCGCCGTGGATTTCCAGGACCAGCGGGACTTTCTGGCCCGGCTTGTAGTCCGGGGGCAGTTCCAGAACCCCTTCCACTTCGACGCCGTCCGGCGCCTGCCACTGGACGAGCTGCAGTTGTGGCAGCTTCCAGGTGTCGACCTGCGGATTCACGTTGGTCATCCGGCTCCACGGCTTCGTCGGGGACGACGTGTAGAGGTCTTCCATGTGCCCCGGCGTCGAGACCACCGCCGCCAGTGTTGCGCCGTCTTTCGACCAGTCATAGGACGAAACGAAGACGTCGCCGGGTGTGAGGGTTTTCAGCTCTTCGAACTTCCCTCCCTGGCAGTTTGTCAGGGAGAACAGCCTTTGCCGCGCCCGCTCGTCGGCCAGAAAACAGAGATCGCGCGTGCCGGGTTTCCAGCGCAGCGTGTTCGCGTGAATGGAAACGAGCGGCGTATCCGGCAACTGGTTGAGAGCACAGCCGCCGGCGGAGGCCTCCGCGAGCAGGATGCGGGCCGGGTAACCGTCAAACGACACCGTGAAGGCAATCGCCTGGCTGTCGCCCGACCATTGCACGCCGTCGAGCCAGCCGTAGGGGGACGGATGGTTCTTTCTCCAGCCGTCGGGCGTGACGATGGCAATCTTGCGCGAGGCCAACTCGCAGACGTCCAGCCGGGACCAGCCTTCTTTGTGGATCAGCTCGTCATCGGGCACGGTCAGCATCGCCATCCGTTTGCCGTCCGGCGAGAGGGCCATGTCGGTGACCACGCGGCGGTCGTCGATCACCTTCTCCGCGCGCCAGGTCGTCAGATCGAGCCGCCAGACCTGCGTGAACTTCGTGACGCCGTGACCGTACTGGAGCGACTTGTGACTGCTCCGGAGCGACTTCCAGTCGTCGTCCGTCTGTTCGCTGGCCTGCGTGTAATAGAGGAACGCGGCGTCGTCCGAGAGCAGGAAGCTGCCGACGTTGTCGTCGAGCCG harbors:
- a CDS encoding DUF1559 domain-containing protein, whose product is MFRSKRGFTLIELLVVIAIIAILIALLLPAVQQAREAARRTQCKNNLKQIGLAMHNYHDVFLTWPVGAYSCCWGTWQVGIMPYIEQAAYFNLYNHNRKFGTPVDDARYGNATNLPVTKHRFAAYTCPSDIPQAPIGGITSHNYAVNYGNTGLAQQATLNGVVFGGAPFRNSNPSVAYRMSDIVDGTSNTLLVSEVRQGVGSDLRGFSWWGDASGFETYLTPNSPQPDVVYTTSYCNNTPANPPCIGTPTATQPSMYGSRSRHTGGVQSLLADGSVRFVSENIALNIWRGLGTTMGAEVLSDF
- a CDS encoding DinB family protein, with product MFDRELRLYEFLGGYGALLTADLSDDQLTVQPSPGVNPPLWILGHLCVVADGGLKLLGAPRLRPLTWHRDFGRGSEPGRHQIATPGRADLVAAYQEGHGALTRAAAAATAEFANAPNQTGILPQLGTLGDLLAHVLTTHEAMHLGQLSAWRRQMGLTGVLA
- the ruvX gene encoding Holliday junction resolvase RuvX translates to MSDQMSGETGDPLRVPREGVLFGLDYGTKRIGVAISNAEQTMALPLESLTVRSPRLDLAYLRELTTDYRAKGLVLGLPVLKSGDESRQAAAVRQFGTWLSAELQLPVAYWDERHSSTEAELLLWSRGESPRKRKDRLDPLAAQIILQGYLDAKDRDRAPGALE
- a CDS encoding Gfo/Idh/MocA family protein, with amino-acid sequence MADCHLVAYRSAGFNPVAISARSLEKAQSVADRHAIPSAYGDYRQLLEDAAVEVVDVAVPPDVQKSVIVDIVRHAPRIRGILAQKPLGVNFAEAVEIVRLCREAGVALAVNQNMRYDQSVRAAKSLLNRGDLGEPVLATLDLRAIPHWMPWQERQGWVTLRILSIHHLDTFRYWFGDPVRVFASVRSDPRTSQRFAHEDGICLYILEYAGGLRVSAWDDVWAGPAREGAAADIGIHWRIEGTQGLARGTIGWPAYPEHTPSTLDYTTIAGGNQWFAPRWPEAWFPEAFVGTMAQLLCALEEGAEPEIGGADNLRTMALVDACYLSAREHRAVELAEVLGNVE
- a CDS encoding carbon-nitrogen hydrolase family protein: MIIALASPRAASSWDEGLDRLRHFLAEASDQGAEIVCFPEAWLPGLRGQDFDVLPFGQADQDRLLRSVAEWTREFRVAAIVGTERLTDSGRQIVAAVFDARGRSLGSQTKNQLDPSEDRFYIPGDSRRLFEVNGVKFGVAICHEGWRYPETVRWAAVRGAKIVFHPQHTGAERQGVRLTQWGAADGPYYEKAMLLRSKENTIYFASVNYALNFPESATSLIDPTGACQAYLPYGTEGLLVQSIDVDRATGLLARRFAPERLRDGSTD
- a CDS encoding alpha/beta hydrolase family protein, translated to MRSLLLATMLLVPQFALAADPPARTHVITLDDYFTLGTMTQCETSPDGRFAVYQELRWEGQSEGRNADLWLVDLTTGPPRRLTFGKTGEQSPTWSPDSRFIYYSAGAKRGGETTAPYNGKQQVWRIGVDGGEPFAVTRLDDNVGSFLLSDDAAFLYYTQASEQTDDDWKSLRSSHKSLQYGHGVTKFTQVWRLDLTTWRAEKVIDDRRVVTDMALSPDGKRMAMLTVPDDELIHKEGWSRLDVCELASRKIAIVTPDGWRKNHPSPYGWLDGVQWSGDSQAIAFTVSFDGYPARILLAEASAGGCALNQLPDTPLVSIHANTLRWKPGTRDLCFLADERARQRLFSLTNCQGGKFEELKTLTPGDVFVSSYDWSKDGATLAAVVSTPGHMEDLYTSSPTKPWSRMTNVNPQVDTWKLPQLQLVQWQAPDGVEVEGVLELPPDYKPGQKVPLVLEIHGGPTGSSPYRLMYWIYGRTLLPAKGYAVFCPNYRGSTGYGDKFLEQLIGRENDIEVADILSGVDALVERGIADPDKLGVSGWSNGGYLTNCLIARTQRFKAASSGAGVFDFALQWGIEDTPGHVINFATGQPWEKPEEYQRGSPLFAADKITTPTLIHVGAGDERVPAAHSRMLYRTLRFYRNVPTELVIYPGEGHGLTKYNHRKAKMEWDLAWYDKYILGKTGEKPAQP